A stretch of DNA from bacterium:
GTGATCCTCGTCTTCGGCTTCGCCTTTGCCTGGCGCAAGGGCTACCTCGCCTGGCGGTGATGATAATGACCGAGAAGAACGTAAAGGACGAGGCGCAGCGCTGGGAGACGCAGGAGACCGGTTGGGCGCCCGGCGGCCTGCCGGTGCGCCGCGGCGGCTTTCTCCTCACGCAGGTGGACCGCGTGCTGTCGTGGGCGCGGGCCAACTCCCTCTGGCCGCTGACGTTCGGCACCTCCTGCTGCGCGATCGAGATGATGTCGACCGGCGCTTCACGCCACGACTGGTCGCGTTTCGGGTTCGAGGTTGCGCGCGCCACGCCCCGACAGGCGGACATGATTGTGGTTGCGGGCACGATCACGTTCAAGATGGCGACCCGCCTGCGGCTGCTCTACGCGCAGATGCCGGAGCCGAAGTGGGTCCTCGCCATGGGCGCGTGCGCCACCAGCGGCGGGCCCTTCTTCTACGAGAGTTACTCGGTCGTCAAGGGCGTGGACAA
This window harbors:
- the nuoB gene encoding NADH-quinone oxidoreductase subunit NuoB — translated: MTEKNVKDEAQRWETQETGWAPGGLPVRRGGFLLTQVDRVLSWARANSLWPLTFGTSCCAIEMMSTGASRHDWSRFGFEVARATPRQADMIVVAGTITFKMATRLRLLYAQMPEPKWVLAMGACATSGGPFFYESYSVVKGVDKVLPVDVYLPGCPPRPEALLHALMKLQEQIKREGGARPPRPLPPFLFSHCPVDPEKDFNPS